One stretch of Thermanaerosceptrum fracticalcis DNA includes these proteins:
- a CDS encoding electron transfer flavoprotein subunit alpha, with protein sequence MTVIIEPTKCIGCEACVSACPFGAIEMVDGVAKINDKCTECGACVEVCPVEAITRTERAKTEEVSPEDYRGVWVFAEQRDGQVMNITLELLGEGKRLAETLGVELAAVLMGDQVESKVPELFAYGADIVHLVEDTELKNYRTESYTAVLAELIKKYRPEIMLIGATNIGRDLAPRLAGRIGTGLTADCTELDIDLEQRLLQQTRPAFGGNLMATILCAQNRPQMATVRPGVMKKLIPDSCRTGKIIRTPYQKDQVNVRTRILEVVKEAGRVVNLEEAQIIVSGGRGVGSQEGFAVLEELAQKLGGVVAASRGAVDAGWVPASYQVGQTGKTVHPKLYIACGISGAIQHVAGMQNSGLIVAINKNPNAPIFKVADYGIVGDLHQVVPLLIEALAEEGKPDLSCQVESAAAQE encoded by the coding sequence ATGACAGTAATAATCGAGCCAACTAAGTGTATAGGCTGTGAAGCTTGTGTCAGCGCCTGCCCTTTTGGGGCCATTGAAATGGTAGACGGCGTAGCCAAGATCAATGATAAATGTACAGAGTGCGGCGCCTGTGTGGAAGTTTGTCCTGTAGAGGCTATCACCAGGACGGAAAGGGCTAAAACAGAAGAGGTCTCTCCGGAAGATTACCGGGGAGTCTGGGTTTTTGCGGAGCAAAGAGACGGGCAGGTTATGAACATCACCCTGGAGCTCCTGGGAGAAGGCAAGCGGCTGGCGGAAACTCTGGGAGTAGAGCTGGCGGCGGTACTGATGGGGGATCAGGTGGAGAGCAAAGTTCCTGAACTTTTTGCTTATGGGGCAGATATCGTGCATCTTGTGGAAGACACGGAACTGAAAAACTACCGTACAGAGAGCTACACGGCGGTACTGGCTGAACTGATTAAAAAGTATAGGCCGGAGATTATGCTCATCGGGGCCACCAATATCGGCAGGGACCTGGCACCGCGCCTGGCAGGGCGCATCGGAACCGGTCTTACCGCCGACTGTACGGAACTGGACATAGACCTGGAGCAAAGGCTGCTCCAGCAGACTCGTCCTGCTTTTGGGGGTAACCTGATGGCTACCATTCTCTGTGCCCAAAACCGTCCCCAGATGGCTACAGTGCGGCCCGGTGTCATGAAAAAGCTAATACCCGATAGCTGCCGTACCGGAAAAATCATCAGAACTCCCTACCAAAAGGATCAGGTGAACGTACGTACTCGCATCCTGGAGGTGGTGAAAGAGGCCGGCAGAGTAGTGAACCTGGAAGAGGCCCAGATTATAGTTTCCGGCGGGCGCGGTGTTGGCAGCCAGGAAGGCTTTGCTGTACTGGAAGAGCTGGCCCAAAAGCTGGGCGGCGTGGTAGCGGCCTCCCGCGGTGCCGTAGATGCGGGCTGGGTACCCGCCTCCTATCAAGTGGGACAGACGGGCAAAACCGTTCATCCCAAGCTGTATATTGCCTGCGGCATTTCCGGCGCCATTCAGCACGTAGCGGGTATGCAAAATTCAGGGCTCATTGTGGCCATCAATAAGAACCCTAATGCACCGATCTTTAAAGTGGCCGATTACGGCATCGTTGGCGACTTGCACCAGGTAGTACCCCTCCTGATAGAAGCTCTGGCTGAGGAAGGAAAACCAGATCTAAGCTGCCAGGTGGAAAGTGCTGCCGCACAGGAGTAA
- a CDS encoding electron transfer flavoprotein subunit beta/FixA family protein has protein sequence MKIIVCLKQVPNTNEVKIDSKTGTMIREGVPSIINPDDKNALEAALQLKEEKGASITLLTMGPPQADYALREALAMGADRAILLTDRAFAGADTWATSYTLAQAVKKIGQFDIIFCGRQAIDGDTAQVGPELAEHLDIPQVTYVKKILAVEKDKVVVERALEDGYEVVEAQLPVLLTAVKELNTPRYPSAYGIVAAFDEKEVETWTAETIGGNPEKLGLKGSPTQVKRSFAPKAKEAGVIIKGTAKEAVQVLRQELLAKHVL, from the coding sequence ATGAAGATCATTGTCTGCCTAAAGCAAGTACCCAATACCAATGAGGTGAAGATAGACTCCAAGACAGGAACCATGATCAGGGAAGGGGTGCCCAGTATCATCAACCCCGATGACAAAAATGCCCTGGAAGCGGCCCTGCAGTTGAAAGAAGAAAAGGGAGCCAGTATTACTTTGTTGACCATGGGACCCCCTCAGGCTGATTATGCCTTGCGGGAGGCCCTGGCCATGGGGGCTGACAGAGCCATCCTCCTGACCGACAGAGCCTTTGCCGGGGCTGACACCTGGGCCACATCCTATACTTTGGCTCAGGCCGTGAAAAAGATCGGCCAGTTTGACATCATCTTCTGCGGCCGCCAGGCCATTGACGGCGATACAGCCCAGGTAGGTCCCGAATTAGCTGAACACCTGGATATCCCTCAGGTGACCTATGTAAAGAAAATCCTGGCTGTGGAAAAAGATAAAGTCGTGGTAGAGCGGGCTTTGGAGGATGGTTACGAGGTGGTGGAAGCCCAGTTGCCGGTGCTTTTGACCGCGGTAAAGGAATTAAATACCCCCCGTTATCCCTCGGCTTACGGCATTGTGGCCGCCTTTGACGAGAAAGAAGTAGAAACCTGGACAGCGGAAACCATAGGCGGCAACCCTGAAAAACTGGGGCTGAAAGGTTCGCCCACCCAGGTTAAACGCTCCTTTGCGCCTAAAGCCAAGGAAGCGGGGGTCATCATCAAAGGAACGGCCAAAGAAGCTGTACAGGTTCTCCGGCAGGAACTGCTGGCCAAACATGTGTTGTAG